One genomic region from Haloterrigena gelatinilytica encodes:
- a CDS encoding phage portal protein: protein MGNVKNEILRRAAAGELDGVSREQATFALDAPKAVIKQRQGSGSEPRPSEPPTAKIQENRLVADTDPHIKEGIETFVDYLIGSGWNIEPFNVIGVDEEQTDEDTEVSDLRLLFAMSPTWEDAYDMWVKHALIDGTAFMELVVENDVFRPKILPTEMVSIQTDEFGKETGYILETEDGDEIEFEAYDLAVLRFHRHPGEDFGRSLIEACEEQADMLRDMEIDMARFIATKAYPPILWQLGSEDRPWSQDQIDTWLNTIQDIEPESMLAVGHDVDHSVVGVTSTSSDQGAMKLEGTFQHLLKRIYTALGLPAFLGNIDSDGGRNEAVAMMPKFDRRIQRYRSKIRDAVRHQIFVSILAGDSEPGEAGVLPPEFEFGQHSSEEERLDADMAIKLVNNGLLSREAAAKRVGIDPETEMPQDGELDEHIDIIQQLAGKGDDVQNSAGGRPSDTGGGARSSGEEVKTRQNPERDSSGGNSRPKQDISND from the coding sequence ATGGGAAACGTTAAAAACGAAATTCTCCGCCGAGCGGCGGCTGGCGAACTCGATGGCGTAAGCCGCGAGCAGGCCACCTTCGCACTCGATGCCCCGAAGGCCGTTATCAAGCAACGGCAGGGGTCGGGTAGCGAGCCGCGCCCGTCAGAGCCGCCGACGGCGAAGATTCAGGAAAACCGCCTCGTGGCGGATACTGACCCTCACATCAAGGAGGGCATCGAGACTTTCGTTGACTATCTCATCGGCTCCGGCTGGAACATCGAGCCGTTCAACGTGATCGGCGTCGATGAAGAGCAGACCGACGAGGACACCGAGGTCTCCGATCTCCGACTCCTCTTCGCCATGTCCCCGACGTGGGAGGACGCCTACGATATGTGGGTGAAACACGCTCTCATCGACGGGACGGCCTTCATGGAACTCGTTGTCGAGAACGACGTATTCCGCCCGAAGATTCTCCCAACCGAGATGGTCTCTATCCAGACCGACGAGTTTGGGAAGGAGACCGGGTACATCCTCGAGACAGAGGACGGCGACGAGATCGAGTTCGAGGCTTACGACCTTGCGGTGCTTCGGTTCCACCGACACCCCGGCGAGGACTTCGGACGCTCGCTCATTGAGGCGTGTGAAGAGCAGGCCGATATGCTCCGTGACATGGAGATCGACATGGCCCGGTTCATTGCCACGAAGGCTTACCCGCCGATTCTGTGGCAACTCGGGTCGGAAGATCGTCCGTGGTCACAGGACCAGATCGACACTTGGCTCAACACGATTCAGGATATCGAGCCGGAGTCGATGCTGGCAGTCGGCCACGATGTTGACCACTCGGTCGTCGGGGTCACCTCGACCTCGTCCGACCAAGGGGCCATGAAACTGGAAGGCACCTTCCAGCATCTCCTGAAGCGCATCTACACGGCGCTCGGCCTTCCTGCCTTCCTCGGGAACATCGACTCCGATGGTGGCCGGAACGAGGCCGTCGCCATGATGCCGAAGTTCGACCGCCGCATCCAGCGGTATCGGTCGAAGATTCGGGACGCTGTCCGGCACCAGATTTTCGTCTCGATCCTCGCTGGTGACAGTGAACCGGGAGAGGCGGGAGTCCTGCCCCCAGAGTTCGAGTTCGGCCAGCACTCCAGCGAGGAAGAGCGGCTGGACGCGGACATGGCGATCAAACTTGTCAACAATGGCTTACTCTCTCGTGAAGCCGCCGCCAAGCGCGTAGGCATCGACCCTGAAACCGAGATGCCCCAAGACGGGGAACTGGACGAACACATCGACATTATTCAGCAACTCGCTGGTAAGGGCGACGACGTTCAGAACTCCGCAGGCGGTCGCCCATCCGATACGGGTGGCGGTGCGCGTTCGAGCGGCGAAGAGGTCAAGACTCGACAGAACCCCGAACGGGACTCTTCCGGCGGGAACTCTCGCCCGAAGCAGGATATCTCGAACGACTAA